GCAATGGTCGTCAGATCCTCACTTTCTGTCTGCGCCCTCGTGTGTCCATTGTTGGTTCACGAATTCTTTCGCAATTCGTCATATCGGGATCTGGCGTTTCCGAAAATTAAAATCAGAAAATTGGTTACTTCAGCAATGACGTCCTTGGTGATCTTCGTTGTTGGATCCGAGACGGCATCAAGAATGTAGGACACCAGTGGTGAGTGGTGAGCATTGCCCCGAATCCCTACTACGTGACTGCGGAGAACTTAACAATGCGGCCGGCGCAGGTTCAATGAGGCCGGGGGGTGGGTGCCATTGGGCAACCACTAGAGGGCATGAGAGTCGTGATCAGCGGCGACACGCACATTCCGCGATTGCGTTTGGCCGCACAGCTCACCGAAGCGGGCCTGGACGTGATGAACTCCGTCAGCCGGTTCACCAGCGTGGTGGTGTGTTCGGATCCCACAACGGAAAGCCGAAAGATCGAACGGGCTCGCGCCCATGGTTTTCGGATCATCTCGGAGTCCGAGTTGCTCGACTTACTCCGGGATGTGCAGCCAGGAACGCCGAAAGGTACTCGGCCGCAGACCCAGCCAAAGCCACCCGTGCAGCAGCCCGATCCAGTCGCCGAGCCCTGGCAGACAAGAAGGGTCTTGGTCATGGGCGGTTCGCATGCTGAGTCGGTACTGATGCGGTCTCGCCTCATCCAACTCGGGGCCACACCGGCTGTGAATCTGAGCGCAGGCGTCACCGACATCCTGATCCTGGACGGCGGCGACGGAGATCCCCGGATACCGAAGGTGAAAGAACGGGACCTCACACTGCTGACACCCGCATCGATCGACCGTGAATTGAAGATCGAGGAGCCTGCTCCGCTTCCGGTGCGGCGGTCGCGAATCGCCCCGCTGGTGCCGCGTGGTGGTGTCGTCGATCTGGATCCGAGCGTCACCATACTGACCTTGAACAGTTCGTGGCGGGCCGACGAGTCCGAGCGGGTGGGCGTCGACGTCGTCGCATTCTTGGTCAACGGCGACGAATTGGTATCCAGTGACGAGGATTTCGTTTTCTACAACGCTCCGGCTACCTCGGACGGCGCCGTTTCGATGTCGATCGACGGGGACAGTGAGCAGGGTGTGCGGATCGATCTGGCACTCGTTCCCGTGGAATGCGCCCGTATCGTCATCGCCGCAGCCATAGACGGCGACAAGACATTCGGTGACGTCGGTGCCGTCTCGGTATCGCTCGATGGAGTCGATTCGACGGTCGCCACGGCAGTGCTCGACGCAGCCACGACCGAACAGTCGATGCTGCTTGCAGAGATCTATCGCCGAGGGGCTGGTTGGCGCTTCCGACCCATCGGTCAGGGCTACGACGACGGATTGGCTGAACTCGCCGTCAGATACGGCGTCGAGGTCGACAGCTAGCTGACCCTCCTCACTTATAAGCGCTGTCCACGCGGTGGGCCGCACCGCTGGCATTCGCCGTCTCATAGGTCTCAGACGATCAAGCTGTCAGTGGAGGTGTCTACGCTCGTCACCAATTGATCGGCCGAATGCGTAGGGGGACAACATGGTGACTCTGTCTGCAGTATCAGCACTGGTAGCGGTTTGCGTGCCGCTCATCGCGACCACTCTGTGGCGAATGCGGGATGAGAATCTCAGCAGCCGCGCGAGGACGCTCGCCAGGGCTTACGAGCGGAAGGAACGGCAATTCGTCTTCGCAGAGAACCTGGAAGCGATGGGTTTGCCCAACGAGGCAGCCAGGTCTCGTTACGACGGACTTTATGCGTTCTACCGGGTCGGTGTGCAATGGAGCTATCGGCAGTCCAATCCGGCCGAGTTCGTAGCCGCCTTCGCCGGAGGGTTGGCCGTTCTCCTGGGTGTCGGCATGGCACTGATAGCTCCTCGGTCGTTACTTACATCGGTCCTCTCAGCCGGCCTGGTCTGCGTAGCCGCGGTGGCTTACGTAGCGTGGGGGTGGTTTGCGTTTCGTGAAGTTCGACGAACCAAGCCTCGAATCGAAGCGTTGGTCACGGATTTCGCATCGGTGTGCGGTTTAAGGGTGTCGCGCTGAGACGCAGCGAACGTCGACGTGGGAGAAGTGTTCTCCTACACCAACTCGATGACCTCCAACGCTCCGTCGGCGTGTGAGCTACGCAGTCGCTTCTTGTCGTATTTGCCGACACTGGTTTTCGGGACCTCGTCGATGAAGGTCCAACGTTCGGGCAATTGCCAATGCGCGACGCGACTGTCGAGGAACTCTTTCAGTTCCTCGGCCGTCACCGACGCGCCCTCGCGGACAACGACAGCCACCAGAGGCCGTTCGTCCCACTTGGCGTCCGGCACACCGATGACCGCGGCCTCCCGCACGGCCGGGTGTCCCATCACCTGGTTCTCGAGTTCCACCGAGGAAATCCACTCGCCACCGGACTTGATGATGTCCTTGGAGCGATCGGTCAGTCGTAGGTAGCCGCCTTCGGAGATCGTGCCCACGTCGCCGGTCCGCAGCCAGCCGTCGTCGAACTTGTCGTCTGCGTCGGCGCGGTAGTAGCTACCGGTGATCCACGGGCCACGCACCTCGAGTTCGCCGACGGTCTTGCCATCCCACGGCAACACCTCACCGGCATCGCCGACGAGGCGTGCTCGCACTCCGGCCACGAATCTGCCTTGTGTGCAGCGCAAGTCGAACTCGTCCTCCGGAGACAGGCCGGCGTCGGGCTTGCCGGAGGTGCCCAGTGGTGAGGTCTCGGTCATGCCCCACGCCTGCGAGATGTGCACGCCGTACTTCTCGTGGAATGCCTTCATCAGACTCGGCGGGCACGCCGCACCGCCGACCACCACGTCACGCAGACTCGACAGGTCCGCTGGGTGCTCGTCCAGGTGAGCGAGCAGGGCCTGCCAGATCGTCGGAACCGCGGCCGCCGCCGTGGGACGCAACGTCGACATCATCTCCGCCAACGGAGCCGGCTGCAAAAACCTGTCGGGCATGATCAGCGACGCACCGACCATCAGCGCTGCATAGGGCAAGCCCCACGACATCGCGTGGAACATCGGCACGATGGCCAAGACCTTGTCGGACTGCGCAATCGCCATCGCGTCGGTCATGCAGGCCTGCATCGAATGCAGGTAGATCGAGCGGTGCGAATACACGACCCCCTTGGGGTCACCGGTGGTGCCTGAGGTGTAACACATTGCGGCAGCGGATCGTTCGTCGAGCTCGGGCCAGTCGAACCCCTCCGGCTGACCCGCCAGCAGGTCCTCGTAGCCCAGTACTTCGATGCCGTCGGGTGCAGTGACCTGTGCCGGGTCGACGCCGACCACGATGAGATGCCGCACGGTCTCGAACGTCGGCAGCAAGGGTGTCAGCAGCGGCAGCAGGCTCGCGTCGGCGATGATCACCTGATCCTCGGCATGGTTGACGATGTAGGTGAGCTGCTCGGGGAAGAGCCGAATGTTCAGCGTGTGCAGCACCGCGCCCATCGCAGGAATCGCCATGTAGGCCTCCATGTGCGGGGCGTTGTTCCACATGAACGTGCCGACGCGCTGATCGTCGTCGACGCCGATCGACCGCAGACCGTGCGCCAGTTGCGCTGC
The nucleotide sequence above comes from Rhodococcoides fascians A25f. Encoded proteins:
- a CDS encoding long-chain fatty acid--CoA ligase, whose amino-acid sequence is MKSTMQDTPLSIGQLVRFGTSIHSSAEITTWTDGGPTTVTFGELGRRAAQLAHGLRSIGVDDDQRVGTFMWNNAPHMEAYMAIPAMGAVLHTLNIRLFPEQLTYIVNHAEDQVIIADASLLPLLTPLLPTFETVRHLIVVGVDPAQVTAPDGIEVLGYEDLLAGQPEGFDWPELDERSAAAMCYTSGTTGDPKGVVYSHRSIYLHSMQACMTDAMAIAQSDKVLAIVPMFHAMSWGLPYAALMVGASLIMPDRFLQPAPLAEMMSTLRPTAAAAVPTIWQALLAHLDEHPADLSSLRDVVVGGAACPPSLMKAFHEKYGVHISQAWGMTETSPLGTSGKPDAGLSPEDEFDLRCTQGRFVAGVRARLVGDAGEVLPWDGKTVGELEVRGPWITGSYYRADADDKFDDGWLRTGDVGTISEGGYLRLTDRSKDIIKSGGEWISSVELENQVMGHPAVREAAVIGVPDAKWDERPLVAVVVREGASVTAEELKEFLDSRVAHWQLPERWTFIDEVPKTSVGKYDKKRLRSSHADGALEVIELV
- a CDS encoding TerD family protein, encoding MRVVISGDTHIPRLRLAAQLTEAGLDVMNSVSRFTSVVVCSDPTTESRKIERARAHGFRIISESELLDLLRDVQPGTPKGTRPQTQPKPPVQQPDPVAEPWQTRRVLVMGGSHAESVLMRSRLIQLGATPAVNLSAGVTDILILDGGDGDPRIPKVKERDLTLLTPASIDRELKIEEPAPLPVRRSRIAPLVPRGGVVDLDPSVTILTLNSSWRADESERVGVDVVAFLVNGDELVSSDEDFVFYNAPATSDGAVSMSIDGDSEQGVRIDLALVPVECARIVIAAAIDGDKTFGDVGAVSVSLDGVDSTVATAVLDAATTEQSMLLAEIYRRGAGWRFRPIGQGYDDGLAELAVRYGVEVDS